One window from the genome of Streptomyces sp. NBC_00708 encodes:
- a CDS encoding YrdB family protein, which produces MAGRPWWAANELLAFLVELVALACLFWWGFSLADHLALRLLLGCALLAAAVVLWALFAAPRARFRPPLAGVLAVKALVLGGGAFALYAVGHPLAAAVTGAVVVVNTALAETFRRRPAPAA; this is translated from the coding sequence GTGGCCGGGCGGCCCTGGTGGGCGGCGAACGAACTGCTCGCGTTCCTCGTCGAACTGGTCGCGCTAGCCTGCCTCTTCTGGTGGGGGTTCTCCCTGGCGGACCACCTGGCGCTGCGACTCCTGCTCGGCTGCGCCCTTCTCGCCGCGGCCGTCGTGCTGTGGGCGCTGTTCGCCGCACCGCGCGCCCGGTTCCGGCCGCCGCTCGCCGGCGTGCTGGCGGTGAAGGCGCTGGTGCTCGGCGGTGGCGCCTTCGCGCTGTACGCGGTCGGGCACCCCCTCGCCGCTGCGGTGACGGGGGCCGTGGTCGTGGTGAACACGGCGCTGGCCGAGACCTTCCGGCGCCGGCCCGCCCCGGCCGCGTAG
- a CDS encoding class II glutamine amidotransferase: protein MCRWLAYSGTSVVISDLLYKPEHSLIDQSLHSHMGVETTNGDGFGVGWYGQETQTPAIIRDTGPAWNNRNLREIASHIRSPLFFAHVRASTGTAIQETNCHPFRHGRWMWMHNGAIADFHRLRRDLSLALDPALFSALEGSTDSEVMFYLALTFGLDQDVPGAVARMAGLIERVGHDEGVEYPLQMTVAVSDGERLWSFRYSSLRESRSLYYSSKADTVRALHPDLDFLRGVSDSTRLVVSEPLGGLPGVWKEVPESSYGVVQPGADEFLPFAPEPV from the coding sequence ATGTGCAGATGGCTGGCCTACTCCGGCACGAGCGTCGTGATCAGCGATCTCCTCTACAAGCCGGAGCACTCGCTCATCGACCAGAGCCTGCACTCCCACATGGGGGTCGAGACGACCAACGGGGACGGCTTCGGTGTCGGCTGGTACGGGCAGGAGACGCAGACGCCCGCGATCATCCGCGACACCGGGCCCGCCTGGAACAACCGCAATCTGCGGGAGATCGCGAGCCACATCAGATCGCCCCTGTTCTTCGCCCATGTGCGGGCGTCCACGGGGACGGCCATCCAGGAGACCAACTGCCATCCCTTCCGGCACGGCCGCTGGATGTGGATGCACAACGGGGCCATCGCGGACTTCCACCGGCTGCGCCGTGATCTCTCGCTGGCGCTCGACCCGGCCCTGTTCTCCGCCCTGGAGGGCTCGACGGACTCGGAGGTGATGTTCTACCTCGCGCTGACCTTCGGGCTCGACCAGGACGTACCGGGAGCGGTGGCCCGGATGGCCGGTCTGATCGAACGCGTGGGGCACGACGAAGGCGTGGAGTACCCGCTCCAGATGACCGTCGCGGTGTCCGACGGCGAACGCCTCTGGTCGTTCCGCTATTCGAGCCTCCGCGAGTCCCGCTCGCTGTACTACAGCAGCAAGGCCGACACCGTGCGGGCGCTCCACCCGGACCTGGACTTCCTGCGGGGCGTGTCCGACAGCACCCGCCTCGTCGTGTCGGAGCCCCTGGGCGGGCTGCCCGGCGTGTGGAAGGAAGTGCCGGAGAGCAGTTACGGGGTCGTCCAGCCGGGCGCCGACGAATTCCTGCCCTTCGCACCCGAACCCGTGTGA
- a CDS encoding type 1 glutamine amidotransferase: MSDNGSGRKVLAIVTNYGVEQDELVVPLGHLRERGVQVDVAALKKDDIRTLVGDKDPGKTVRPDLTLEDVDPAGYDLLLVPGGTLNADTLRLQSPACDIVRSFTSSGRPVAAICHGPWMLVETGKVSGKRLTSYASLQTDIRNAGGDWVDEPVVTDESGGWKLITSRDPGDLDPFLKEVDAALAG; this comes from the coding sequence ATGAGCGACAACGGCAGCGGACGCAAGGTGCTGGCGATCGTCACGAACTACGGCGTGGAGCAGGACGAACTGGTCGTGCCGCTCGGCCATCTGCGCGAGCGGGGCGTCCAGGTCGATGTCGCCGCGCTCAAGAAGGACGACATCCGGACGCTCGTCGGCGACAAGGACCCCGGCAAGACCGTGCGCCCCGACCTCACGCTGGAGGACGTGGATCCGGCCGGTTACGACCTGCTGCTCGTCCCGGGCGGCACGTTGAACGCGGACACGCTGCGGCTCCAGAGCCCGGCCTGCGACATCGTGCGTTCGTTCACCTCGTCCGGGCGGCCCGTCGCGGCGATCTGCCACGGCCCGTGGATGCTGGTGGAGACCGGCAAGGTGTCCGGCAAGCGGCTCACCTCGTACGCCTCCTTGCAGACGGACATCCGCAACGCGGGCGGTGACTGGGTGGACGAGCCGGTCGTCACGGACGAGTCGGGCGGGTGGAAGCTCATCACCTCGCGCGACCCCGGCGACCTGGACCCGTTCCTCAAGGAGGTCGACGCCGCGCTCGCCGGCTGA
- a CDS encoding iron-containing redox enzyme family protein, giving the protein MAGQTGGPALPRARGAISGAVIDRLRGSGPLPDPALADAAEPYGDDLQLALYLCYELHYRGFDGVDPALEWDPALLAVRAALERRFESALRQDVPPGPPLDDTLDELLLEPVDGMGVSHFLQEHATRDRLRAYAAQRSLYHLKEADPHAWVLPRLSGRAKAGMAAIEYDEFGAGRAERVHARLFADLMADLGLETAYGHYLDEGHAEMLALVNLMSLFGLHRRLRGALVGHFAAVEITSSPASRRLALAMKRAGGGPAAEFFYTEHVEADAVHEQVVRHDVVRGLLDDEPGLEADVVFGIDATGFLEDRLGARFLTDWGAAAA; this is encoded by the coding sequence ATGGCCGGTCAGACGGGCGGACCCGCGCTTCCCCGGGCCCGCGGCGCGATCTCGGGGGCGGTCATCGACCGCCTGCGGGGGAGCGGCCCCCTGCCGGATCCCGCCCTGGCGGATGCGGCGGAGCCTTACGGGGACGACCTCCAGCTCGCCCTGTACCTCTGCTACGAGCTGCACTACCGGGGCTTCGACGGTGTGGACCCGGCCCTGGAGTGGGACCCCGCGCTGCTGGCCGTCAGGGCCGCCCTGGAACGCCGCTTCGAGTCGGCCCTGCGGCAGGACGTCCCGCCAGGACCCCCTCTCGACGACACGCTGGACGAACTGCTCCTCGAGCCGGTCGACGGCATGGGCGTCTCGCACTTCCTCCAGGAGCACGCCACGCGGGACCGGCTGCGGGCCTACGCCGCGCAGCGCTCGCTGTACCACCTGAAGGAGGCCGACCCGCACGCCTGGGTGCTGCCCCGGCTCAGTGGGCGCGCCAAGGCGGGCATGGCCGCCATCGAGTACGACGAGTTCGGCGCCGGCCGGGCCGAACGCGTCCACGCCCGGCTGTTCGCCGACCTCATGGCGGACCTGGGCCTGGAGACGGCGTACGGCCACTATCTGGACGAGGGCCACGCCGAGATGCTCGCCCTCGTCAACCTCATGTCCCTGTTCGGGCTGCACCGGCGGCTGCGGGGTGCCCTGGTCGGCCACTTCGCCGCCGTGGAGATCACCTCGTCGCCCGCCTCGCGCCGCCTGGCCCTCGCGATGAAACGGGCCGGGGGCGGGCCCGCCGCGGAGTTCTTCTACACCGAACACGTCGAGGCGGACGCCGTGCACGAACAGGTGGTGCGCCACGACGTCGTACGCGGGTTGCTGGACGACGAACCCGGCCTGGAGGCGGACGTCGTCTTCGGGATCGACGCGACCGGCTTCCTGGAGGACCGCCTCGGCGCCCGGTTCCTCACCGACTGGGGCGCCGCAGCCGCCTAG
- a CDS encoding GAF and ANTAR domain-containing protein, whose translation MDTRSDAGAVAPWLARLGGRALRCSAGCRGATVVLRFPGGESHSAVTHPDLAALAASQEETGEGPGAEAARSGLPVCAADLVTDVRWPEFRVAALERGLRACTAVPATAEGVMTTVTLYAFRPWRLAAEALEVVRMLAEETAAGLLRDHARTNAEAEAEQLRTAIASRAVIDQALGIVMHMLDCDADRAFGVLRTLSQHTNRKLSAVAAGIVEGRGRGSTRELRRVLGEGA comes from the coding sequence ATGGACACGAGGTCCGATGCCGGGGCCGTGGCGCCCTGGCTCGCCCGGCTCGGCGGGCGGGCGCTGCGCTGCTCGGCCGGGTGCCGGGGTGCGACGGTGGTGCTGCGGTTCCCCGGCGGGGAGAGCCACAGTGCCGTGACCCATCCGGACCTGGCCGCCCTGGCGGCTTCGCAGGAGGAGACCGGCGAGGGGCCGGGTGCCGAAGCCGCCCGCTCCGGTCTGCCGGTGTGCGCGGCCGATCTCGTCACCGACGTGCGGTGGCCGGAATTCCGGGTGGCGGCGCTGGAGCGGGGCCTGCGCGCGTGTACGGCCGTGCCGGCCACGGCGGAGGGCGTCATGACGACGGTGACGCTGTACGCGTTCCGGCCGTGGCGGCTCGCGGCGGAGGCCCTGGAGGTGGTCCGGATGCTGGCCGAGGAGACGGCCGCGGGGCTGCTGCGCGACCATGCCCGGACGAACGCCGAGGCGGAGGCGGAGCAATTGCGGACAGCGATCGCCTCGCGGGCGGTGATCGACCAGGCCCTCGGCATCGTGATGCACATGCTGGACTGCGACGCGGACCGGGCGTTCGGCGTGCTGCGCACGCTGTCGCAGCACACGAACCGCAAGCTGAGCGCCGTCGCGGCGGGGATCGTCGAAGGCAGGGGCCGGGGCAGCACGCGGGAACTGCGGCGGGTGCTGGGCGAGGGAGCCTAG
- a CDS encoding PAS domain-containing protein: protein MSRPPGRESGVEALVARLRELRAARAHPPCEYPVLLDAALAELEHAAEALRQAEEAPPPGPRTVFPFKAIFDHLPWPVILTDEQTVVRRLNTAAAELTGLPPGYAAGRPLAALLRPADRAALRAHAAAVARGEGDRSLPLRLQRAPEGPLYATLTGIEVPGEHRREVLLTLTPTPAPRPAGPAEDRADPEAVVRQAQVTALLDRTDRALLSGNTPSAALGAATGLLREGLADWALLDLASPAEPARLTVHGPPVPDDADLEKAFLRQTPLDCPVAVDVMASGAAAVEQLTEDLARLGTDEDGTPLMARAGVTSLLSVPLTAPDGTTVLGVLTLLRAGAAPPFSLLEAAGAEIAAGHMAVVADRGGPGPR, encoded by the coding sequence ATGAGCCGGCCACCGGGACGCGAGAGCGGTGTCGAGGCCCTCGTCGCCCGTCTGCGGGAACTGCGTGCGGCCCGTGCCCATCCTCCTTGCGAATACCCGGTCCTGCTCGACGCGGCCCTCGCGGAGCTGGAGCACGCGGCCGAGGCCCTGCGCCAGGCGGAGGAGGCACCGCCGCCGGGGCCCAGGACGGTGTTTCCGTTCAAGGCCATCTTCGATCACCTGCCGTGGCCCGTCATCCTGACCGACGAGCAGACCGTGGTGCGCCGCCTGAACACGGCGGCCGCCGAGCTGACCGGGCTCCCCCCGGGGTACGCGGCGGGCCGCCCGCTCGCCGCGCTGCTGCGCCCCGCCGACCGGGCGGCCCTGCGCGCCCATGCGGCGGCCGTGGCCCGGGGCGAGGGAGACCGAAGCCTTCCGCTCCGGCTCCAGCGTGCGCCGGAGGGCCCGCTGTACGCCACGCTCACCGGCATCGAGGTACCGGGGGAGCACCGGCGGGAGGTGCTTCTGACGCTCACGCCGACACCCGCTCCCCGGCCCGCCGGACCCGCCGAGGACCGGGCCGACCCCGAGGCGGTCGTCCGGCAGGCCCAGGTGACCGCCCTTCTGGACCGCACCGACCGCGCGCTCCTGAGCGGGAACACCCCTTCGGCCGCTCTCGGGGCCGCCACGGGCCTCCTGCGCGAAGGGCTCGCGGACTGGGCCCTGCTCGACCTGGCGTCCCCGGCGGAGCCGGCCAGGCTGACGGTGCACGGCCCGCCGGTGCCGGACGACGCCGATCTGGAGAAGGCGTTCCTCCGGCAGACCCCGCTCGACTGCCCGGTGGCCGTGGACGTCATGGCCTCCGGCGCGGCGGCGGTGGAGCAGCTGACGGAGGATCTGGCCAGGCTCGGCACGGACGAGGACGGGACCCCGCTGATGGCCAGGGCCGGCGTCACCTCGCTGCTCTCCGTCCCGCTGACCGCGCCGGACGGCACGACGGTGCTGGGGGTGCTGACGCTGCTGCGGGCCGGGGCCGCGCCGCCGTTCTCGCTGCTGGAGGCCGCCGGTGCGGAGATCGCGGCCGGTCACATGGCCGTCGTCGCGGACCGGGGCGGTCCCGGACCGCGCTGA
- a CDS encoding glutamate--cysteine ligase: MVRTVGVEEELLLVDERSGDAQALSTAVLALAERRAEGDSVFESELHRQQLEFATEPRADMRELAEEILRWRAEAARSAAEAGGAVVALATSPLPVSPTIGEGERYRWLADKFGLTTQEQLTCGCHVHVSVESDEEGVAVLDRIRPWLAVLLALSANSPFWQGQDTTYGSYRSRVWGRWPSSGPVEIFGSARRYHDEVQALVDTGVLRDKGMIYFDARLSHRYPTVEIRVADVCLEPADAALLATLARGLVETAARAWRAGDPPEPYGVGLLRMAAWQAGRSGLEGELLHPATMRPASGPDVLRALLAHVRDALEDSGDLAAAEEGIDQVLKRGTGARIQRDALARTGSLRDAVAECVTRTRG, translated from the coding sequence ATGGTGCGGACTGTGGGTGTCGAGGAGGAGCTGCTGCTCGTCGACGAGCGGAGCGGCGACGCCCAAGCGCTCTCGACGGCCGTCCTGGCCCTGGCTGAGCGCCGCGCCGAGGGCGATTCGGTCTTCGAGTCGGAGCTGCACCGCCAGCAGCTGGAGTTCGCCACCGAGCCGCGTGCGGACATGCGGGAACTCGCGGAGGAGATCCTGCGCTGGCGGGCGGAGGCGGCCCGCAGCGCCGCCGAGGCCGGGGGAGCGGTCGTGGCGCTCGCCACCTCCCCGCTGCCCGTGAGCCCGACGATCGGCGAGGGCGAACGGTATCGCTGGCTGGCCGACAAGTTCGGGCTGACCACGCAGGAGCAGCTGACCTGCGGATGCCATGTGCACGTCTCCGTGGAATCGGACGAGGAGGGCGTCGCGGTCCTGGACCGCATCCGCCCGTGGCTCGCGGTCCTGCTCGCGCTCAGCGCCAACTCGCCGTTCTGGCAGGGGCAGGACACCACGTACGGCAGCTACCGCAGCCGGGTCTGGGGGCGCTGGCCCTCGTCCGGACCCGTGGAGATCTTCGGCTCCGCGCGCCGCTACCACGACGAGGTCCAGGCGCTCGTCGACACGGGCGTCCTGCGCGACAAAGGGATGATCTACTTCGACGCCCGGCTCTCGCACCGCTACCCCACGGTCGAGATCAGGGTCGCGGACGTGTGCCTCGAACCCGCCGACGCGGCACTGCTCGCCACCCTGGCGCGCGGCCTGGTCGAGACGGCGGCCCGTGCCTGGCGGGCGGGCGACCCGCCGGAGCCGTACGGGGTCGGGCTGCTGCGCATGGCCGCCTGGCAGGCGGGCCGTTCGGGGCTCGAAGGGGAGCTGCTGCATCCCGCCACCATGCGTCCCGCCTCCGGGCCGGACGTACTCCGCGCCCTGCTCGCCCATGTGCGTGACGCGCTGGAGGACAGCGGGGACCTCGCGGCGGCCGAGGAGGGGATCGACCAGGTGCTGAAGCGGGGTACCGGGGCCCGTATCCAGCGCGACGCGCTCGCCCGTACCGGCAGCCTCCGCGACGCGGTCGCCGAGTGCGTCACCAGGACACGCGGCTGA
- a CDS encoding aminotransferase class I/II-fold pyridoxal phosphate-dependent enzyme has product MPNNHEEAPVLDALAAYRQRDELGFTPPGHKQARGAAPEVRAVLGDAVFLGDMLASGGLDDRRMKSAVLQRAEALMADAVHAEHAFFSTCGSSLSVKAAMLSVAAHGQKLLVGRDAHKAVISGLILSGIEPVWIEPQWDTEHHLAHPPSAEAYERAFEEHPDAKGALVTSPTPYGVAADLRAIAEVCHRRSRPLVVDEAWGAHLPFHPDLPTWAMDAGADVCVTSIHKMGSGLEQGSVFHLQGDLIDHDTLASRADLLGTTSPSVLLYAGMDGWRRQMVLDGHTLMSRALALAASVREEIESIDGMHVNDRADFCGPGAGSQFDPLPVVIDIADLGVSGYRAADWLRAHHHLDTHLMDHRRISAQLTHADDAETTKRLTTALRDLARQAPSLPRGPEVAVPAPAELRMEQTKLPRDAYFHGTEDVPVEQAAGRVAAEMITPYPPGIPVVLPGERLTQPVLRYLLTGLDAGMNLPDPADPELRTVRVCADD; this is encoded by the coding sequence ATGCCGAACAATCATGAGGAAGCGCCTGTTCTGGACGCCCTGGCCGCTTACCGGCAGCGGGACGAACTGGGATTCACTCCCCCTGGTCACAAGCAGGCCCGGGGCGCCGCGCCGGAGGTCAGGGCGGTGCTCGGCGACGCCGTGTTCCTCGGTGACATGCTGGCCAGTGGCGGGCTCGACGACCGGCGGATGAAGTCGGCGGTGCTGCAGCGTGCGGAGGCCCTGATGGCCGACGCCGTGCACGCGGAGCACGCCTTCTTCTCGACCTGCGGCAGCTCCCTGTCGGTCAAGGCGGCGATGCTGAGCGTCGCCGCGCACGGCCAGAAGCTCCTGGTGGGGCGGGACGCGCACAAGGCGGTGATCTCCGGGCTCATCCTCTCGGGCATCGAGCCGGTGTGGATCGAGCCGCAGTGGGACACGGAACACCATCTCGCGCACCCGCCGTCCGCCGAGGCGTACGAGCGGGCCTTCGAGGAGCACCCGGACGCGAAGGGCGCCCTGGTCACGAGCCCCACGCCGTACGGGGTCGCCGCGGACCTGCGGGCCATCGCCGAGGTGTGCCACCGGCGTTCCCGTCCGCTGGTCGTCGACGAGGCCTGGGGCGCGCATCTGCCGTTCCACCCGGACCTGCCGACGTGGGCGATGGACGCGGGCGCCGATGTCTGTGTCACCAGCATCCACAAGATGGGCAGCGGTCTGGAGCAAGGGTCGGTGTTCCATCTGCAGGGCGACCTGATCGACCACGACACGCTGGCGTCCCGAGCCGATCTGCTGGGGACGACGAGCCCCTCCGTACTGCTGTACGCCGGCATGGACGGCTGGCGGCGCCAGATGGTGCTCGATGGGCACACGCTGATGTCGCGGGCGCTCGCCCTGGCCGCGTCGGTGCGCGAGGAGATCGAGTCCATCGACGGCATGCACGTCAACGACCGCGCCGACTTCTGCGGTCCGGGCGCGGGCTCGCAGTTCGATCCGCTGCCGGTCGTCATCGACATCGCGGACCTCGGGGTGTCCGGCTACCGGGCGGCGGACTGGCTGCGCGCACACCACCACCTGGACACGCACCTGATGGACCACCGGCGCATCAGCGCCCAGCTCACCCATGCCGACGACGCCGAGACGACGAAGCGGCTCACGACGGCGCTGCGCGACCTCGCCCGGCAGGCGCCCTCACTGCCCCGGGGGCCCGAGGTGGCGGTCCCCGCCCCGGCGGAGCTGAGGATGGAACAGACGAAGCTGCCGCGCGACGCCTACTTCCACGGGACCGAGGACGTCCCGGTGGAGCAGGCCGCGGGCCGCGTCGCCGCCGAGATGATCACGCCCTATCCCCCGGGCATCCCCGTGGTGCTGCCCGGCGAACGGCTCACGCAACCGGTGCTGCGCTACCTCCTGACGGGCCTCGACGCGGGGATGAACCTGCCCGACCCGGCGGACCCGGAGCTGCGTACCGTACGGGTGTGCGCGGACGACTGA
- a CDS encoding SDR family oxidoreductase — protein sequence MTESAPGQDPTDRFPRPDFPQQSQEHPGWTGPMDPPPDHGEDSYRGHGLLTDRRAVITGGDSGIGRAVALAFAREGADVLITHLEAEEDEARETARLVEEAGRQALTEACDIRDEKQCRALIGSAVQEFGRIDVLVNNAAYQMAQPDGIAAISTEQFDRVLRTNLYGMFWLCKMALPHIPAGGSIINTTSVQAYKPSPHLLDYAMTKGAIVTFTHGLAQMLASDGIRVNAVAPGPVWTPLIPATLPDTKEFGKQSPLGRPAQPAEMAPAYVFLASDNASFITGEIVNATGGTPLP from the coding sequence ATGACTGAGTCCGCACCCGGCCAGGACCCCACCGACCGCTTCCCGCGGCCGGACTTCCCGCAGCAGAGTCAGGAGCACCCCGGCTGGACCGGGCCCATGGACCCGCCGCCCGACCACGGCGAGGACTCCTACCGGGGCCACGGGCTCCTCACGGACCGCAGGGCCGTCATCACCGGGGGCGACTCCGGGATCGGCCGGGCCGTCGCGCTGGCCTTCGCCCGCGAGGGCGCCGATGTGCTGATCACGCATCTCGAAGCCGAGGAGGACGAGGCCCGGGAGACGGCCCGGCTGGTCGAGGAGGCGGGCCGGCAGGCGCTGACCGAGGCGTGCGACATCCGGGACGAGAAGCAGTGCCGGGCCCTGATCGGCAGCGCGGTGCAGGAGTTCGGGCGCATCGACGTCCTCGTCAACAACGCCGCGTACCAGATGGCCCAGCCCGACGGGATCGCCGCGATCTCCACGGAGCAGTTCGACCGGGTGCTGCGGACGAACCTGTACGGGATGTTCTGGCTGTGCAAGATGGCGCTGCCGCACATCCCGGCAGGCGGGTCGATCATCAACACCACGTCGGTGCAGGCGTACAAGCCGAGTCCGCATCTGCTGGACTACGCCATGACCAAGGGCGCGATCGTCACCTTCACCCACGGCCTCGCGCAGATGCTGGCCTCCGACGGGATCCGCGTCAACGCCGTGGCCCCCGGGCCGGTGTGGACCCCGCTGATTCCGGCGACGCTGCCCGACACGAAGGAGTTCGGGAAGCAGAGCCCGCTCGGGCGGCCCGCCCAGCCGGCCGAGATGGCCCCGGCGTATGTGTTCCTGGCGTCCGACAACGCGAGTTTCATCACCGGGGAAATCGTGAACGCGACCGGCGGCACCCCGCTTCCGTAG
- a CDS encoding alcohol dehydrogenase catalytic domain-containing protein, translated as MRALTWQGKRDVRVETVPDPVIQDPTDIIIRVTSTGICGSDLHLYEVLGPFLDAGDILGHEAMGVVEVTGPEVTAVSRGDRVVVPFNVSCGTCFMCAKGLHSQCETTQVKEYGTGASLFGYTKLYGQVPGGQAELMRVPFGNTLPIKVPDGPADDRFVYLSDVLPTAWQAVEYAAIPPGGSVTVLGLGPIGDMAARIALHRGAGLVIGVDLVPERLARSAARGVQTLDLGHYGKDLPAAIRDLTGGRGTDAVIDAVGMEAHATGAPIGKAGQWATGLLPDAAARKLMEHAGIDRLGALLTAIDVVRRGGTISISGVYGGAADPLPLLTLFDKQIQLRMGQANVKHWVPDILPLLVDDDPLGVDGFATHRLSLEDAPKAYETFQRKADGMVKTLLRP; from the coding sequence ATGCGTGCACTGACCTGGCAGGGAAAGCGGGACGTCCGTGTGGAGACCGTGCCGGATCCGGTCATCCAGGACCCGACCGACATCATCATCCGGGTCACCTCGACGGGCATCTGCGGATCGGACCTCCACCTGTACGAGGTACTGGGCCCGTTCCTCGACGCCGGCGACATCCTGGGCCACGAGGCGATGGGCGTCGTCGAGGTGACCGGCCCCGAGGTGACCGCAGTGTCACGCGGAGACCGGGTCGTCGTCCCGTTCAACGTCTCCTGCGGCACCTGTTTCATGTGCGCCAAGGGCCTCCACTCCCAGTGCGAGACCACCCAGGTGAAGGAGTACGGCACCGGGGCCTCGCTCTTCGGCTACACCAAGCTCTACGGGCAGGTGCCCGGCGGACAGGCCGAGCTGATGCGGGTCCCCTTCGGCAACACCCTGCCCATCAAGGTCCCGGACGGCCCGGCTGACGACCGCTTCGTCTACCTGTCGGACGTGCTCCCCACCGCCTGGCAGGCCGTCGAGTACGCCGCGATCCCGCCCGGCGGCAGCGTCACCGTCCTCGGCCTGGGGCCGATCGGCGACATGGCGGCCCGGATCGCCCTGCACCGTGGGGCCGGCCTGGTCATCGGCGTGGACCTGGTCCCCGAACGCCTCGCCCGCTCGGCCGCGCGCGGCGTCCAGACCCTCGACCTGGGCCACTACGGCAAGGACCTTCCGGCCGCGATCCGGGACCTCACCGGCGGCCGGGGCACCGACGCGGTCATCGACGCCGTCGGCATGGAGGCCCACGCGACCGGCGCACCGATCGGCAAGGCCGGCCAGTGGGCGACCGGGCTGCTGCCGGACGCGGCGGCCCGCAAACTCATGGAACACGCGGGCATCGACCGCCTCGGCGCCCTTCTCACCGCCATCGACGTAGTGCGCCGGGGCGGCACCATCTCCATCTCCGGCGTCTACGGTGGCGCCGCCGACCCGCTGCCCCTGCTCACCCTGTTCGACAAGCAGATCCAGCTCCGGATGGGCCAGGCGAACGTCAAGCACTGGGTGCCCGACATCCTGCCGCTGCTCGTCGACGACGACCCGCTGGGCGTGGACGGCTTCGCCACGCACCGCCTGTCCCTGGAGGACGCCCCGAAGGCGTACGAGACCTTCCAGCGGAAGGCCGACGGCATGGTCAAGACGCTGCTTCGGCCCTGA
- a CDS encoding cysteine hydrolase, producing the protein MSRKALIVIDMINPYDHADADRLLPSAERAVPVIARMLRAARDSGSLVIYANDNFGDWRSHHGEIVDTALAGARPDLVEPLRPDDNSLFVVKARHSVFYETPLPYLLHQLDVGHLVLTGQVTEQCILYSALDAHIRHMDLTIPRDGVAHIHEDLADAALRMTERNMGARVCAAEEIDL; encoded by the coding sequence ATGTCCCGCAAGGCGCTGATCGTCATCGACATGATCAACCCGTACGATCACGCGGACGCGGACCGGCTGCTTCCCTCCGCCGAACGGGCCGTACCCGTCATCGCTCGCATGCTGAGGGCGGCCCGGGACAGCGGCTCCCTCGTGATCTACGCCAACGACAACTTCGGCGACTGGCGCTCGCACCACGGCGAGATCGTCGATACGGCCCTGGCGGGCGCCCGCCCCGACCTCGTCGAACCGCTGCGCCCCGACGACAACTCACTCTTCGTCGTCAAGGCCAGGCACTCGGTCTTCTACGAGACGCCCCTGCCGTACCTGCTCCACCAGCTGGACGTCGGCCATCTCGTCCTGACCGGCCAGGTGACCGAGCAGTGCATCCTCTACTCCGCGCTCGACGCGCACATCCGCCACATGGACCTGACCATCCCCCGCGACGGAGTGGCCCACATCCATGAGGACCTGGCCGACGCCGCCCTGCGGATGACGGAACGCAACATGGGCGCCCGGGTATGCGCCGCCGAAGAGATCGACCTGTGA
- a CDS encoding HAD family hydrolase, which translates to MTRAALFDVDGTLVDTNYLHVTAWWQAFHQAGHTVATPAIHRAIGLGSDDLIDHLLGPGRDRDQDAGISAAHSALYATYFERLPPLDGAADLLRALAGRGWTIVLATSASGPELEALRGALDADDVISGTASSDDVDEGKPAPDPIRHAREIAGATSEETVYIGDSVWDMKAATRASVPAVGLLSGGIPRADLEAAGAVEIHDSPAALLARLDTGVIARMSP; encoded by the coding sequence ATGACCCGCGCCGCACTGTTCGACGTGGACGGCACCCTCGTCGACACCAACTACCTGCACGTCACCGCGTGGTGGCAGGCGTTCCACCAGGCCGGGCACACGGTGGCGACGCCCGCGATCCACCGCGCCATCGGCCTCGGCTCCGACGACCTGATCGACCACCTGCTGGGGCCCGGCCGCGACCGGGACCAGGACGCGGGGATCAGCGCCGCGCACTCCGCCCTGTACGCCACGTACTTCGAGCGCCTTCCCCCGCTGGACGGGGCGGCGGACCTGCTGCGCGCCCTGGCGGGCCGGGGCTGGACGATCGTCCTGGCCACCTCCGCGTCCGGGCCGGAGCTGGAGGCCCTGCGGGGCGCGCTGGACGCGGACGACGTCATCTCGGGGACGGCGAGTTCGGACGACGTGGACGAGGGGAAGCCCGCCCCGGACCCGATCCGGCACGCGAGGGAGATCGCCGGCGCCACCAGCGAGGAGACCGTGTACATCGGGGACTCCGTCTGGGACATGAAGGCGGCGACCAGGGCATCGGTCCCCGCCGTGGGCCTCCTGTCGGGCGGCATCCCCCGCGCGGACCTGGAGGCGGCCGGAGCCGTGGAGATCCACGACTCCCCGGCCGCCCTCCTGGCCCGCCTGGACACGGGCGTCATCGCCCGTATGAGCCCGTAG